The proteins below are encoded in one region of Clostridium estertheticum:
- a CDS encoding class I SAM-dependent methyltransferase, which yields MENIDEVFEFYNAGAEKSRLERGLGVVELYRTKEILKKFITNTNNKIYDIGGGIGIYSSWLSEMNNEVHLLELAPSAVEYAIRNQSKDNTFIAEVCDARNINRADESADIVLLMGPLYHLQNRDDRLQVLNEAKRVLKKDGLLFSVGISKFSSTTWELSTYGKDNNFLDDKIYNNMIENELSSGIHIRPKEYPYFIAQAYFHTALGLQKEVEAVGFKTIQKYAIEGVIWFTPCLNEKWKDKNSRERLLNIVRLTENEDEIIGMSPHFMIVSRK from the coding sequence ATGGAAAATATAGATGAAGTGTTTGAATTTTATAATGCTGGTGCTGAAAAAAGCAGATTAGAAAGAGGACTTGGAGTAGTTGAATTATATAGAACAAAAGAGATATTAAAGAAATTTATTACTAACACTAATAATAAAATTTATGATATTGGTGGAGGTATTGGGATTTATTCTTCTTGGCTTTCAGAAATGAATAATGAAGTACATCTTTTAGAACTAGCACCATCCGCAGTTGAATATGCAATTAGAAATCAAAGCAAAGATAATACTTTCATTGCAGAAGTTTGTGACGCAAGAAATATTAATAGAGCTGATGAAAGTGCAGATATTGTTTTGCTTATGGGCCCGTTGTATCATCTTCAAAATAGAGATGACCGGTTACAAGTTTTGAATGAAGCTAAAAGGGTTTTAAAGAAGGATGGTCTTTTATTTTCAGTAGGAATATCAAAATTCAGTTCTACAACCTGGGAACTGTCAACTTACGGAAAAGATAATAACTTTTTAGATGATAAGATATATAACAATATGATTGAAAATGAATTATCATCAGGTATTCATATACGACCAAAAGAATATCCATATTTTATTGCACAGGCATACTTCCATACTGCATTAGGATTACAAAAAGAGGTTGAAGCAGTAGGGTTTAAAACAATTCAAAAATATGCAATAGAAGGAGTGATTTGGTTTACACCTTGTTTAAATGAAAAATGGAAAGATAAGAACAGCAGGGAAAGATTATTAAACATTGTTAGGCTTACAGAGAATGAAGATGAAATTATAGGAATGAGTCCTCATTTTATGATTGTATCAAGAAAATAA
- a CDS encoding Type 1 glutamine amidotransferase-like domain-containing protein — MRKIVLYSDQIIKENRKIDYELLRLLNKKNPSIGYIPSCSDLTRKYFNPKVQYYNELGISNIQYFDLDKEYDETKINDIFQSDAIHLSGGNTFYFLYLLKKRNLVKSLQLYVEQGGILIGISAGSIILSKTIDMAQFGDEDIVGIEDRSSLGIVDFQFMPHWSDDESVKYLDLLKDYSKVKKTTIYACNDGDGIVIDGDDIKFIGNVIKI, encoded by the coding sequence TTGAGAAAAATAGTGCTGTATAGTGACCAAATTATAAAAGAAAACCGAAAAATAGATTATGAACTTCTACGATTACTAAATAAAAAAAATCCATCAATAGGATATATTCCATCATGTTCAGATTTAACAAGAAAGTATTTTAATCCTAAAGTTCAATATTATAATGAATTGGGGATTAGTAACATACAATATTTTGATTTAGATAAAGAATATGATGAAACAAAGATTAACGATATATTTCAAAGTGATGCTATACATCTTTCTGGTGGGAACACATTTTATTTTCTATACTTATTAAAAAAAAGAAATCTTGTTAAATCATTACAATTGTATGTGGAACAAGGAGGAATATTAATCGGCATTAGTGCAGGAAGTATTATATTAAGTAAAACTATTGACATGGCACAATTCGGAGATGAAGATATTGTAGGTATAGAGGATAGAAGTTCATTAGGTATTGTAGACTTTCAGTTTATGCCTCATTGGAGTGATGATGAAAGTGTTAAGTATTTAGATTTATTAAAAGATTATTCAAAAGTAAAGAAAACAACAATATATGCATGTAATGATGGCGATGGAATAGTTATTGATGGTGACGATATTAAATTTATTGGTAATGTAATAAAAATCTAA
- a CDS encoding acetylglutamate kinase: MYLCPYDTSWLLAQRYNTAHTGISEKEMDLRNVMRSLWEQHVAWTRMTLISIIKDLPDVDFVTNRLLRNPIDFERVLEVFYGYEIASQFSDLFKSHLVIAAQLVKAAKAGDSKGSADAEKRWYANADEIAVFLSRINPYWSQENWKAMLYEHLRMTKSEAVNILTNNYEESITEYDEIEKQALKMADVMAEGIVKQFLY; the protein is encoded by the coding sequence GTGTATTTATGCCCATATGATACATCTTGGTTGTTAGCTCAAAGGTACAACACTGCACATACAGGAATTAGTGAAAAAGAGATGGATTTAAGAAATGTCATGCGTAGTCTGTGGGAACAACATGTTGCCTGGACGAGGATGACCCTAATAAGTATAATAAAAGATTTACCGGACGTAGATTTTGTTACCAACCGACTTCTTCGAAACCCTATAGATTTTGAAAGGGTATTAGAAGTTTTCTATGGTTACGAAATTGCTTCTCAATTTAGTGACTTATTTAAAAGCCATCTTGTCATAGCTGCGCAACTTGTTAAAGCAGCTAAGGCTGGCGATAGTAAAGGCTCAGCAGATGCTGAGAAAAGATGGTACGCAAATGCAGATGAAATTGCAGTTTTCCTTAGTAGAATAAACCCTTATTGGTCTCAAGAAAATTGGAAGGCAATGCTATATGAACATTTGAGAATGACTAAATCTGAAGCAGTTAATATACTTACCAATAATTACGAAGAAAGCATCACAGAATACGATGAAATTGAAAAGCAAGCTCTAAAGATGGCTGATGTTATGGCAGAGGGCATTGTTAAACAATTTCTATACTAA
- a CDS encoding sugar O-acetyltransferase → MDFKEIMKQNKGYSSKNTDMPSELQQKAKELCWKYNQTGPSEGEKRSSILKELLGTSHPLTFIEPSFHCDYGFNIHTHGLTVINYNCVILDTSPVYIGANAFIAPGVCLACSGHAVLPRQRAEGIGTSKPIIIEDDVWIGGNVTVCGGVTIGKGSIIGAGSVVNKDIPAGVIAVGNPCRVLREISEEDIIDLSAEQDKFHFVELM, encoded by the coding sequence ATGGATTTTAAAGAAATTATGAAACAAAATAAAGGATATTCTTCAAAGAACACAGATATGCCATCAGAATTACAACAAAAGGCGAAAGAATTATGTTGGAAATATAATCAGACTGGACCATCTGAGGGAGAAAAAAGAAGTAGCATTTTAAAAGAATTACTTGGGACTTCACATCCTCTAACATTTATTGAACCATCATTTCATTGTGATTATGGTTTCAATATACATACCCATGGACTTACTGTGATTAACTATAATTGTGTGATACTGGATACATCGCCAGTCTATATCGGTGCAAATGCATTTATAGCTCCTGGGGTTTGTTTAGCGTGTTCAGGACATGCAGTTCTTCCAAGGCAAAGGGCAGAAGGAATTGGAACTTCCAAACCTATTATAATAGAAGATGATGTATGGATTGGTGGCAATGTTACTGTATGTGGTGGAGTTACTATCGGAAAAGGTAGCATTATTGGAGCGGGAAGTGTGGTAAATAAAGATATTCCAGCAGGGGTAATTGCAGTAGGTAATCCTTGCAGAGTATTGCGAGAGATTTCAGAAGAGGACATAATTGACTTATCAGCTGAGCAAGACAAATTCCACTTTGTAGAATTAATGTAA
- a CDS encoding Vat family streptogramin A O-acetyltransferase, translating into MNKIGPNPNSIYPNENIKQVCYIKNVIKNPNIQVGDYTYYDDVNGAEEFEKHVTHHYDFLGDKLIIGKFCAIAHGIEFVMNGANHQMCSVTTYPFYIMGNGWEKTTPIFDDLPIKVKGDTIIGNDVWIGQNVVVMPGIHIGNGAIIAANSVVTKNVPDYHIVGGNPAKIIRKRFDDNLIQYLLALKWWNWSAEKIFNNLEILCSSDIEKIKNIE; encoded by the coding sequence ATGAATAAAATTGGACCCAATCCAAATAGTATTTATCCGAATGAAAACATAAAACAAGTTTGTTATATTAAAAATGTTATTAAAAATCCAAATATTCAAGTTGGTGATTACACTTACTATGATGATGTAAATGGTGCAGAAGAATTTGAAAAACACGTTACACATCATTATGATTTTCTAGGTGATAAACTGATTATAGGAAAGTTCTGTGCAATTGCTCATGGCATTGAATTTGTAATGAATGGTGCTAATCATCAAATGTGTTCTGTAACAACATATCCTTTTTATATTATGGGAAACGGCTGGGAAAAAACTACACCAATTTTTGATGACCTACCAATAAAAGTAAAAGGAGACACCATTATTGGTAATGATGTTTGGATAGGCCAAAATGTAGTTGTAATGCCTGGCATACATATTGGTAACGGTGCAATTATTGCTGCTAATTCTGTTGTTACAAAAAACGTTCCTGATTACCATATAGTTGGTGGAAACCCTGCTAAAATCATAAGAAAACGCTTTGATGATAATTTAATCCAATATCTGTTAGCCTTAAAATGGTGGAATTGGTCAGCAGAAAAAATATTTAATAATCTTGAAATTCTTTGCAGTTCAGATATTGAAAAGATAAAAAATATAGAGTAA
- a CDS encoding GNAT family N-acetyltransferase, whose product MNHIVLIDKLPDTTQYIELRKEVGWGALDIEVTRKGISNSCYCLCVECEGSLVGFGRVVGDGATVFYVHDIMVSPKFQKQKIGIRIMEKIMDYIRMNCLDEAFVGLIAKGDLYNFYKKFGFIYNENNHFYRL is encoded by the coding sequence ATGAATCATATTGTACTCATTGATAAATTACCAGATACAACTCAATATATTGAATTAAGGAAAGAGGTTGGTTGGGGAGCATTAGATATAGAAGTCACCAGAAAAGGGATAAGCAATTCATGTTATTGTTTATGTGTTGAATGTGAAGGCTCCCTCGTTGGATTTGGAAGAGTTGTAGGAGATGGAGCAACAGTTTTTTATGTTCATGATATAATGGTATCACCAAAATTTCAGAAACAAAAAATTGGTATTAGAATTATGGAAAAAATAATGGACTATATCAGAATGAATTGCTTAGATGAAGCATTTGTTGGTCTAATAGCAAAAGGTGACCTTTATAATTTTTATAAAAAATTCGGATTTATATATAATGAGAATAATCATTTTTATCGTTTATAA
- a CDS encoding HAMP domain-containing sensor histidine kinase: MENEQIRVRSIKTRLTVSYLILIILIVLVFEGILMISIKKYYNNTIENTLKNQAEISSDFYKKYLADTDILKASNDIIDNFSYLTNSQIQIVNTNGIVINDNKGVSSGIKIQSPDIDEALNGEIAIFKGTYKESIMVVSKSLISNGRTVGVIRLITSMAKVNKFLIRIYFVLALIGVIVILATAKLSIIMSETIIEPLKTVTNAANEMAKGKFSIRIDKKYNDEVGIMADTLNYLSEEILKNEKLKNEFISSISHELRTPLTSIKGWALTLKRKEFTDEVKKAEALNIIVEESERLSLMVEDLLDLSKFQAGRITLHIDKIDISEILKNIIIEFQPRAQKSGIMLIYNTEETVFIDGDKNRLKQVFINILDNALKFSSRGGTVCICQVEEKESLTITISDNGIGISEEDLKSITKKFYKGNSKKSGSGLGLAISNEIINLHKGDLVVSSDYGNGTKVEVKLPKIKGAFISTN; this comes from the coding sequence TTGGAAAATGAGCAGATACGTGTGAGGAGTATTAAGACAAGGCTTACAGTAAGTTACTTAATACTTATAATTTTGATTGTACTTGTATTTGAGGGTATTCTTATGATTAGTATAAAAAAATATTATAACAATACTATTGAAAATACACTAAAAAATCAAGCGGAGATATCAAGTGATTTTTACAAGAAGTACCTTGCTGATACAGACATTTTAAAGGCATCTAATGACATAATAGATAATTTTTCTTATTTAACAAACTCACAGATTCAGATTGTGAATACAAATGGAATAGTAATTAACGATAATAAGGGCGTTTCATCTGGAATAAAAATACAATCACCAGATATTGATGAAGCACTAAATGGAGAAATAGCAATTTTTAAAGGCACATATAAAGAAAGTATAATGGTAGTTTCAAAAAGTTTAATATCAAATGGTAGAACGGTTGGAGTTATACGGCTTATAACATCAATGGCAAAGGTAAATAAATTTCTTATAAGAATATATTTTGTACTCGCATTAATAGGAGTTATTGTTATTTTAGCCACAGCAAAACTAAGTATAATTATGTCTGAAACGATTATAGAACCCTTAAAAACTGTAACAAATGCAGCTAATGAAATGGCTAAAGGAAAATTTTCAATAAGAATAGATAAAAAATATAATGACGAAGTAGGTATAATGGCTGATACCTTAAACTATCTATCTGAGGAAATATTAAAAAATGAAAAATTGAAGAATGAATTTATATCATCAATATCACATGAACTTAGGACACCATTAACATCTATAAAAGGCTGGGCATTAACATTAAAAAGAAAGGAATTTACAGATGAGGTTAAAAAAGCGGAAGCACTTAATATTATAGTTGAAGAAAGCGAAAGACTATCATTGATGGTAGAGGATCTTTTAGACTTGTCAAAATTTCAAGCTGGCAGAATTACTCTTCACATAGATAAAATTGATATAAGCGAAATTTTAAAAAATATAATTATAGAGTTTCAGCCAAGAGCACAGAAAAGTGGAATTATGTTAATTTATAATACTGAAGAAACTGTATTTATTGACGGTGACAAAAACAGACTAAAACAAGTTTTTATTAATATATTAGATAATGCTTTAAAGTTTTCCAGTAGAGGGGGAACAGTTTGTATATGCCAGGTTGAGGAAAAGGAAAGTCTAACAATAACCATAAGCGATAATGGTATAGGTATAAGTGAAGAAGATTTAAAAAGCATTACCAAAAAGTTTTACAAAGGAAACTCTAAAAAATCAGGAAGTGGATTGGGCCTTGCAATATCAAATGAAATAATAAACTTGCATAAAGGAGATCTAGTGGTTAGTAGTGATTATGGAAATGGAACTAAAGTAGAAGTAAAGTTGCCCAAAATAAAAGGTGCTTTTATTAGCACCAATTAA
- a CDS encoding response regulator transcription factor has translation MNEKVLVVEDEKHIRDFITLNLSLSKFKVMEASSGEDGLIKYEAEKPDVVILDIMLPNIDGYEVCKRLREKGYDCCIIMLTAKGQDMDKITGLDIGADDYMVKPFNPMELISRINANLRKIKRNDINSDILIYDQLKLDKISKKIYRNELEIEFTFREFCLIEVLMGNINRALSREKLLDLAWGEDFFGEIKTVDVHVRRIREKIEDNPSKPIYIKTVWGVGYRFGK, from the coding sequence ATGAATGAAAAGGTTCTTGTTGTTGAGGATGAAAAACATATTAGAGATTTTATAACTTTAAATTTATCATTAAGTAAGTTTAAAGTTATGGAAGCATCCTCAGGTGAAGATGGGTTAATTAAATATGAAGCTGAAAAACCTGATGTAGTAATTCTTGATATAATGTTACCTAATATTGATGGTTATGAGGTATGTAAAAGGTTAAGAGAAAAGGGTTATGATTGCTGTATAATAATGCTAACGGCAAAAGGACAAGATATGGACAAAATAACAGGGCTTGATATTGGGGCGGACGATTACATGGTTAAGCCATTTAATCCTATGGAACTTATTTCGAGGATAAATGCTAATTTAAGAAAAATAAAAAGAAATGACATTAATTCGGATATTCTTATATACGACCAATTAAAACTTGATAAAATATCAAAAAAAATTTATAGAAATGAATTGGAGATAGAATTCACTTTCAGAGAGTTTTGTCTTATAGAGGTATTGATGGGAAATATAAATAGAGCACTTTCAAGGGAAAAACTCCTAGATTTAGCTTGGGGAGAGGATTTCTTTGGTGAAATAAAGACTGTTGATGTCCATGTAAGGAGAATAAGAGAAAAAATAGAAGATAATCCATCGAAGCCTATTTATATAAAAACGGTTTGGGGAGTGGGGTATAGGTTTGGAAAATGA
- a CDS encoding tetratricopeptide repeat protein — translation MNKRSILMFSLVMSLMFMGGCTVSSPGELIQPPKLLDSQLKKDDINSIAKQLVPDKSKLVAISKISTGNPVVSVDVDNDKKDEIIAFFDLPESFEKGFVVIKEKDGKWNKIYEYKGEGSKIVNSEFLVINGKKALLFGNLISTHAGVAYNLFTVDNDNIKKVDLGTWNKMEVVKTSLETDKKEFVFAGWKLYAPDNTYVIDLIRFDGKKVTYAKDLYKEYFKNVVKYYKGIIKENSLDVSQWYFLADSQVKANMYNDALISIQKGIDVNNDKNKTFGAFSDTEFYLLKAQSLNGLKKYDESKTVSEDSAVKQINKLEKNTKAKDDKNDFSYMNDEKVLADIYLETAKSYYNLKQVDKGMQYYQKYLAIIKTLENKGYFEDSIVKDNAEKLQKIK, via the coding sequence ATGAATAAAAGGTCTATATTAATGTTTTCTTTAGTAATGTCTTTAATGTTTATGGGAGGTTGTACTGTATCAAGTCCGGGTGAATTAATACAACCGCCTAAACTTTTAGACTCACAGCTTAAAAAGGATGATATAAACTCAATAGCAAAACAGTTAGTACCAGACAAATCAAAGCTAGTGGCTATATCAAAGATATCTACTGGAAATCCTGTTGTTAGTGTGGATGTTGATAATGATAAAAAAGATGAGATTATAGCATTCTTTGATCTCCCAGAATCTTTTGAAAAGGGATTTGTAGTAATTAAAGAAAAAGATGGTAAATGGAATAAAATATATGAGTACAAAGGTGAAGGAAGTAAAATAGTAAATAGTGAATTTCTAGTTATTAATGGTAAAAAAGCTTTATTATTTGGAAATCTAATCTCAACCCATGCAGGAGTAGCATATAACTTATTTACAGTTGATAATGATAATATTAAAAAAGTTGACTTAGGCACGTGGAATAAGATGGAGGTAGTAAAGACCTCCTTAGAAACTGATAAAAAGGAATTTGTATTTGCAGGATGGAAATTATATGCTCCAGATAATACTTATGTAATCGACCTAATTAGATTTGATGGCAAAAAAGTTACCTATGCTAAAGATTTATATAAAGAATACTTCAAAAACGTAGTTAAATATTATAAAGGTATAATAAAAGAAAATAGCCTCGATGTATCACAGTGGTACTTTTTAGCCGATTCACAAGTGAAAGCAAATATGTATAATGATGCTCTTATATCTATACAGAAAGGTATTGATGTTAATAATGATAAAAATAAAACGTTTGGCGCATTTTCGGATACAGAGTTTTATTTATTAAAGGCACAATCTTTAAATGGGCTTAAAAAATATGATGAATCAAAGACTGTTTCAGAGGATTCAGCGGTAAAGCAGATCAATAAACTAGAAAAAAACACGAAGGCTAAAGATGATAAAAATGATTTTAGTTATATGAATGATGAAAAAGTTTTAGCTGATATTTATTTAGAAACTGCGAAGTCATATTATAACTTAAAACAAGTTGATAAAGGAATGCAATATTATCAAAAATATCTGGCAATAATTAAAACCCTTGAGAATAAGGGTTATTTTGAAGATAGCATTGTAAAAGACAATGCAGAGAAACTACAGAAAATAAAATAA
- the abc-f gene encoding ribosomal protection-like ABC-F family protein: MFELSLNGVKKYMDATLVVKNISFQVYSGEKVGIVGLNGSGKSTILKLIAGIEPMNYYPGYPQATSYGYDEGLINLPREATIAYLEQIPDYHESLKVIDILNLAFEEIHKIENKMRKLEEDMKFLEDTSLEKALRQYSEMVQLYEVKGGYLVDEKLSKICTGLKLNDSFLNKDFSLLSGGEKTTVMLGKILIDNPDILLLDEPTNHLDMDSIEWLESYLMSYKGIVIIVSHDRYFLNNVVTKIVEVEDMESITYKGNYSSFVKQKEENMRIQYEHFREQQKKIDTMEKTVKNLRDWAMRADNNKFFRRATSIQIKLSKIDKIVKPNFEKQNMKLNLKGAHRSGNETIKAIGLSKSFEDKVIFKDADLMINFGERVAIIGPNGSGKTTFLKLLLGEEFPDDGVVELGANVMVAYLPQNITFVNEELTVLDCFREDISFPEGKAREYLSKFMFYGSSVFKKVKHLSGGERIRLKLGRLLYEDVNLLILDEPTNHLDIDSIETFEQALEEFKGTICFVSHDRYFINKIGERVIDIDKNDFKSYPGNYDYYKNVKDDHISQVLKQPVAKMEKVKKSKYIDESKKKESENAKALINIENLENEIREIDLAMLDSKSHYEKLNKLYSRKEELSKELDAVMELWLHL; this comes from the coding sequence ATGTTTGAATTATCGTTAAATGGAGTAAAAAAATATATGGATGCGACTCTTGTTGTTAAAAATATAAGCTTTCAAGTTTATTCAGGAGAGAAAGTCGGTATAGTAGGTTTAAATGGAAGTGGAAAGAGCACTATCCTTAAATTAATAGCAGGAATAGAACCTATGAATTACTATCCAGGTTACCCGCAAGCCACAAGCTATGGATATGATGAAGGGCTTATTAACCTGCCAAGAGAAGCCACAATTGCTTACCTTGAACAAATACCGGATTATCATGAGAGTTTAAAGGTTATTGATATTTTAAACTTAGCTTTTGAGGAAATTCATAAAATAGAGAACAAAATGCGTAAACTAGAAGAGGATATGAAATTTTTAGAAGATACTTCCTTGGAAAAAGCATTGAGACAGTACAGTGAAATGGTTCAATTATATGAAGTTAAAGGAGGATACCTTGTAGATGAAAAATTAAGTAAGATTTGCACGGGTCTAAAGCTTAATGATAGCTTTTTAAACAAAGATTTTAGTTTATTAAGTGGTGGTGAAAAAACTACGGTAATGCTTGGGAAGATCTTGATTGATAATCCGGATATATTATTACTGGATGAACCTACAAATCATTTGGACATGGATTCAATTGAATGGCTTGAAAGTTATCTTATGTCCTATAAAGGCATTGTAATTATCGTATCTCATGATAGATATTTCCTTAATAATGTAGTTACAAAAATTGTAGAAGTAGAGGATATGGAATCTATAACCTACAAGGGTAACTATTCTTCATTTGTTAAACAAAAAGAAGAGAATATGCGGATTCAATATGAACATTTTAGAGAACAACAAAAGAAGATAGATACCATGGAAAAGACCGTAAAGAATTTGAGAGATTGGGCTATGAGGGCTGATAATAATAAATTCTTTAGACGAGCTACAAGTATACAAATAAAGCTTAGTAAAATAGATAAAATAGTGAAACCAAATTTTGAAAAACAGAATATGAAACTAAATTTAAAAGGTGCACATCGTTCAGGGAATGAGACAATCAAAGCTATAGGGTTGTCTAAAAGTTTTGAAGATAAAGTCATTTTTAAGGATGCAGATTTAATGATTAATTTCGGTGAAAGAGTGGCTATAATAGGCCCAAATGGTAGCGGCAAAACCACCTTTTTAAAGCTACTTTTAGGTGAAGAGTTTCCAGATGACGGAGTGGTGGAATTAGGTGCCAATGTAATGGTGGCATATTTACCACAGAATATTACTTTTGTAAATGAGGAACTCACTGTGCTGGATTGTTTCAGAGAAGATATTTCTTTTCCAGAGGGAAAAGCACGGGAATACCTTTCAAAGTTCATGTTTTATGGTAGCAGTGTATTTAAGAAAGTAAAGCACTTATCCGGAGGAGAGAGGATAAGGCTTAAGCTTGGCAGACTGTTATATGAAGATGTAAATTTATTGATACTGGATGAGCCCACTAATCATCTTGATATTGATTCAATAGAAACCTTTGAGCAGGCTCTTGAAGAGTTTAAAGGTACTATATGCTTCGTCTCTCACGACAGATATTTTATCAATAAAATTGGTGAAAGAGTCATTGATATTGATAAAAATGATTTTAAAAGTTATCCTGGCAACTATGATTACTATAAGAATGTAAAAGATGATCATATCTCTCAAGTGCTTAAACAACCGGTGGCAAAAATGGAAAAAGTTAAGAAATCAAAATATATTGATGAAAGTAAAAAAAAGGAATCAGAAAATGCAAAAGCTCTAATCAATATCGAAAATCTTGAAAATGAAATAAGAGAAATTGATTTAGCTATGTTGGACTCAAAATCACATTATGAGAAACTTAATAAACTTTACTCTAGGAAAGAGGAGTTAAGTAAAGAGCTGGACGCAGTTATGGAATTGTGGTTACATTTATAA